The window AACCATTCACCAACTTTTCTTACAAATACTTGGGAACAGACTGCCTGACCTCAGCTTGTTGATTAGGAGTGTCATAAGATTTGAGTAAACATTAAACTTTAACTAGAACAAAATATAATATGCATTTTTTGCAATGTAATCTTCCAGTTTACAAAATAGGtaattgaaacaaaaatatgCAATTTTACAAGAAGTATCAATTTTTAAAACCTGGTGTCTACTGgacaaattaaaatttaaaaggttCTTTATGATTTGGAAACAAAATTCACAAATCACAACCATTACAAATTATGTTGTTACAATGCTCTCTTGAAGTTTGTAGGCAGGCAGAGATGATTAGAATATCACATATGACAATTCTTAATTAAATCACAGCTTCAATGTTTTGTATTGCACAAAAAAGACTTTCTAAAAAGACAGGTACACTTGAATTATGTTCATTAGTGACTATTTTAAGCAATGATAGGTTGTTAAGGAGCCTGAACAGAACTTCCTATACATTACAGTATTATTACTTATGACAGAGGACTGCCCAAAAACATTTTCATGATTGGTATATGTTAACAAAAAATTGCAAATGCAATTAAACATTGCAAGATAACATTTGTCCCTAGACACTTAACTGTTGTCTCATTCCTTTGAAACAGGTTATAGAAGTCTCATAGAAAGAAACACATCAAGCAACTACAACATTCATTTAATTAGTGTTTTAAAGAGGAGCAAACATTTATTAGATGCAAGATTTAAGGAAAGAAACGCCACGGATTTTGCCAATTACCTGTAAAGATTTCTTTGGGGTGTGGAAGGACAAGAAAAAAATCTAAACTGTTCCATACATTTGGTTATTTCATTGGTTTTTATTAGATTTGTAACATGTTAAGCATAGAAGTGTCCATGGAAAGATGGAttttaaatacataaataaaattAAACTGACTTCAAATATTTAGTGCGCAGATACATTGTTTCCTATCATTGTATGGTCCAAACACCATTATTTTGATAAGTTGGTCCCTTGGTGCACTACAGGGAGTAATCTCCATCTTGGGAGTGGACAGTATGCTACAACAGAGTCCCATCCGCGAGTCAGTTAGCAGTAAGGATTTTGAAACAAAAACCagtcaacttaaaaaaaaataacaagttgcatctcctccatttcacaTTCATGAAGTTGATTCTTGTCTTTTTTCCTCTTCAATTGCTGCAACAAAAAGAAGCCAAACTTTTAGCAAAACCTATGCAATTTAATTTCAGTTGCCCAAGCCAGGTTTCTGTAACAATAACCTTCCGAGTAAACTACGGTACTATATATCGATTTTAACATTGGTCACAATTTGCTACTACACCAGACATTAAAAGTATGCTGCTTTATTAAACAACGATTTCACTATTTCGTGCCAAATGTTGGTAATTTATAATTATCCTTCACAATGGTACCGTACAGGTGTGGTCAGTAGTCAGTAGCTGCCTCCATCTTTGACATACTCACTCTCTTTTGTTGGCAGAGGATTTTTCTCTTTGGTTTCTGTCTTCTTCAGTTTTTTCTTATCAAATTGTATGATTTCGCAAAGACTTGGTTTGTCTGACATGGCGTCTGCTGCAAAATAAAGTCACTATCAAAGACGGTACAGTGCAATGCGGCATGTAAAGTCATTTATTGCTTCCTATTGTGAATAGAACACGCACATTAGAAGGGTGATGCATTTACACATTTAAATTCAGAATAATATTTCAAATATAGCCCTTTTGTGCAAAAATCAGCAAAACGACCGTTAGATGAATGCTAAAACATGCATAGAATAAAACTGCAACAAAAACTACAAGGTGTTAGTAGCCCTGCAGACAACATAAATTTCAAAATTATGTTTTGCTAAATGACCTTTCATTTGGCTTTTTTGGGATTGATGTCCTCCCTAAAATTGGATTAAGATCACGCTAATCCTACATTCCTCTGTTTAACATTGTTGTCAATGGGAGCCGCCCTACATTAATTCAGGCTCAGACTTTTTACTGTTATTGTTTTAGAAAACACAAATTACGGGGGTTAGATGATTGCGTTTCATATAACTGATCTGAAATGAAACAGGCTAACAATGAGACCTCCCAAGACCCAGAATTTGAAATTAAATAGTATTATTCTAAGTTAAATTGCCAgtgtttgtaattttattta of the Hemiscyllium ocellatum isolate sHemOce1 chromosome 16, sHemOce1.pat.X.cur, whole genome shotgun sequence genome contains:
- the LOC132823408 gene encoding thymosin beta-11-like produces the protein MSDKPSLCEIIQFDKKKLKKTETKEKNPLPTKETIEEEKRQESTS